The Maylandia zebra isolate NMK-2024a linkage group LG4, Mzebra_GT3a, whole genome shotgun sequence genome includes a window with the following:
- the zgc:55558 gene encoding GTPase KRas, with protein MTEYKLVVVGAGGVGKSALTIQLIQNHFVDEYDPTIEDSYRKQVVIDGETCLLDILDTAGQEEYSAMRDQYMRTGEGFLCVFAINNSKSFEDVHLYREQISRVKDSDSVPMVLVGNKSDLSTRTVKTQQAQELARSYGVPFVETSAKTRQGVEEAFYSLVREIRRYKETNRSNKKSKKNTQRRCMIL; from the exons ATGACCGAGTACAAACTTGTGGTGGTCGGGGCAGGAGGTGTGGGCAAGAGCGCTCTCACCATCCAGCTCATCCAGAACCACTTTGTGGATGAATACGATCCAACTATCGAG GACTCGTACAGAAAGCAGGTGGTGATTGATGGAGAGACATGTCTGCTGGACATCCTGGACACTGCAGGTCAGGAGGAGTACAGCGCCATGAGGGACCAGTATATGAGGACGGGAGAAGGCTTCCTCTGTGTGTTTGCCATCAACAACAGCAAGTCCTTTGAGGACGTTCACCTTTACAG AGAGCAGATCAGTAGGGTGAAGGACAGTGACAGCGTCCCCATGGTGCTCGTGGGGAACAAGAGCGACCTCAGCACCCGCACAGTGAAGACGCAGCAGGCGCAGGAGCTGGCGAGGAGCTACGGCGTGCCGTTTGTAGAGACCTCCGCCAAAACCAGACAG GGTGTGGAGGAAGCTTTTTATTCTCTAGTACGGGAGATCAGAAGATACAAGGAGACCAACCGCAGCAACAAGAAGAGCAAGAAGAACACTCAGAGACGTTGCATGATACTATAG